In Nomia melanderi isolate GNS246 chromosome 5, iyNomMela1, whole genome shotgun sequence, a single genomic region encodes these proteins:
- the puml gene encoding pummelig isoform X2, whose translation MLRAAEKKILSYLKTTHRGWYVDIGSVVGRADKIWTISLNEESPKTPLVLLHGLGAGVALWCLNLDALASQRPVYAIDILGFGRSSRPVFSNEAHKAENQLVQSIEEWRREMQLEKFILLGHSMGGFLAAAYSMQYPERIMHLILADPWGFPERPVERKSVSIPLWAKVVAYMIQPLNPLWAVRMAGPFGQWLIEKTRPDIVKKFVPLLKDDTAIIAQYIHQCNVQTPTGESAFHAMMQGFGWAKNPIVKRIDKLNSEIPITLLYGSRSWVDNSSWEILKQARSSSYINVQAITGAGHHVYADKSEIFNKYVLEACNLSDSVPSLITSDIRPNITPTSEQEITVILTNQEIESKIVEQQDLNTAQSQSS comes from the exons ATGTTACGTGCTGCGGAGAAGAAAATTCTTTCTT ATTTGAAAACTACACATCGGGGTTGGTATGTGGACATAGGATCTGTTGTAGGAAGAGCAGATAAAATATGGactatttctttaaatgaagaATCACCGAAGACACCACTTGTTTTGCTACATGGTTTAGGAGCAGGTGTAGCACTGTGGTGTTTAAATCTAGATGCATTGGCTTCTCAGAGACCAGTGTATGCTATCGATATATTag GTTTCGGTAGAAGTAGCCGTCCTGTTTTTAGTAATGAAGCCCACAAAGCCGAAAATCAGCTAGTCCAATCCATAGAAGAATGGAGAAGAGAAATGCAGTTAGAAAAGTTTATACTGTTAGGCCACTCGATGGGTGGCTTTTTAGCAGCAGCATATAGTATGCAGTATCCTGAAAGGATTATGCACCTGATACTCGCGGATCCTTGGGGTTTTCCTGAAAGGCCTGTGGAAAGAAAGTCAGTATCTATACCTTTGTGGGCGAAAGTTGTGGCTTACATGATTCAACCGTTAAACCCATTGTGGGCAGTTAGAATGGCTGGTCCATTtg GACAGTGGCTGATTGAAAAAACAAGACcagatattgtaaaaaagttTGTACCTTTATTAAAAGATGATACGGCTATAATTGCACAATACATACATCAGTGTAATGTACAGACTCcaac GGGTGAAAGTGCATTCCATGCAATGATGCAAGGTTTTGGCTGGGCCAAAAATCCCATTGTCAAAAGAATAGACAAGTTGAATTCAGAAATTccaataacattattatatggCAGTAGATCATGGGTTGACAACTCTTCTTGGGAAATATTAAAGCAAGCTAGATCGTCGTCTTACATCAATGTTCAG GCAATAACGGGAGCAGGTCACCATGTTTACGCAGATAAAAGTgagattttcaataaatatgtattagaaGCGTGTAATTTAAGTGATTCGGTACCCAGTTTAATAACATCGGACATTCGTCCAAATATAACTCCTACAAGTGAACAAGAAATAACGGTGATTCTTACAAATCAAGAGATTGAGTCGAAAATCGTGGAACAACAAGATTTAAATACGGCGCAATCACAATCTAGTTGA
- the puml gene encoding pummelig isoform X1: MADYEIVASKSWIWGWFSWTVSSSAMLRAAEKKILSYLKTTHRGWYVDIGSVVGRADKIWTISLNEESPKTPLVLLHGLGAGVALWCLNLDALASQRPVYAIDILGFGRSSRPVFSNEAHKAENQLVQSIEEWRREMQLEKFILLGHSMGGFLAAAYSMQYPERIMHLILADPWGFPERPVERKSVSIPLWAKVVAYMIQPLNPLWAVRMAGPFGQWLIEKTRPDIVKKFVPLLKDDTAIIAQYIHQCNVQTPTGESAFHAMMQGFGWAKNPIVKRIDKLNSEIPITLLYGSRSWVDNSSWEILKQARSSSYINVQAITGAGHHVYADKSEIFNKYVLEACNLSDSVPSLITSDIRPNITPTSEQEITVILTNQEIESKIVEQQDLNTAQSQSS, from the exons ATGGCAGATTATGAAATTGTCGCATCGAAGAg ttGGATTTGGGGATGGTTTAGTTGGACTGTCTCATCTTCAGCTATGTTACGTGCTGCGGAGAAGAAAATTCTTTCTT ATTTGAAAACTACACATCGGGGTTGGTATGTGGACATAGGATCTGTTGTAGGAAGAGCAGATAAAATATGGactatttctttaaatgaagaATCACCGAAGACACCACTTGTTTTGCTACATGGTTTAGGAGCAGGTGTAGCACTGTGGTGTTTAAATCTAGATGCATTGGCTTCTCAGAGACCAGTGTATGCTATCGATATATTag GTTTCGGTAGAAGTAGCCGTCCTGTTTTTAGTAATGAAGCCCACAAAGCCGAAAATCAGCTAGTCCAATCCATAGAAGAATGGAGAAGAGAAATGCAGTTAGAAAAGTTTATACTGTTAGGCCACTCGATGGGTGGCTTTTTAGCAGCAGCATATAGTATGCAGTATCCTGAAAGGATTATGCACCTGATACTCGCGGATCCTTGGGGTTTTCCTGAAAGGCCTGTGGAAAGAAAGTCAGTATCTATACCTTTGTGGGCGAAAGTTGTGGCTTACATGATTCAACCGTTAAACCCATTGTGGGCAGTTAGAATGGCTGGTCCATTtg GACAGTGGCTGATTGAAAAAACAAGACcagatattgtaaaaaagttTGTACCTTTATTAAAAGATGATACGGCTATAATTGCACAATACATACATCAGTGTAATGTACAGACTCcaac GGGTGAAAGTGCATTCCATGCAATGATGCAAGGTTTTGGCTGGGCCAAAAATCCCATTGTCAAAAGAATAGACAAGTTGAATTCAGAAATTccaataacattattatatggCAGTAGATCATGGGTTGACAACTCTTCTTGGGAAATATTAAAGCAAGCTAGATCGTCGTCTTACATCAATGTTCAG GCAATAACGGGAGCAGGTCACCATGTTTACGCAGATAAAAGTgagattttcaataaatatgtattagaaGCGTGTAATTTAAGTGATTCGGTACCCAGTTTAATAACATCGGACATTCGTCCAAATATAACTCCTACAAGTGAACAAGAAATAACGGTGATTCTTACAAATCAAGAGATTGAGTCGAAAATCGTGGAACAACAAGATTTAAATACGGCGCAATCACAATCTAGTTGA